Genomic segment of Candidatus Paceibacterota bacterium:
CATGGAAGAAACTGTCGCTAGTATCTGGGAGAAATATGACGCTATTTTGGCCAAAGAAAAAGCTTTGGATTTTGATGACCTCCTCTTGAAGACTTCTTACTTGTTAGGAAAATACGAGGCTGTACGCAAACACTATAGTTCTATCTGGAAATACATCCACGTTGACGAATATCAGGATACAAACCGTGTTCAATACAAAATAGTTAGACATCTAGCTGAAGAACATCATAATCTTTGTGTCGTTGGTGATGCTGACCAAAATATTTACAGTTGGCGCGGTGCAACTATTGAAAATATTCTTAATTTTGAAAAAGATTATCCAGAATCTACAGTTATTACACTAGAAAAAAATTATCGTTCAACAAAAACTATTCTTTTGGCAGCAAATAACGTCATTGAAAAAAATCGTTTACGTAAAAAGAAAACTCTATACACAGACAATGATTCTGGTGAGAAAATTTCTCTTTCAGTTTCATATACAGAAAATGATGAGGCTAGAAATATTGCCGACACAACAAGGTCACTCATAGAAGCCGGCACTCAGGCTCGTGATATTGCTGTACTTTATAGAACAAATTTCCAATCACGAGTATTGGAAGAATCATTTATAAAGAAAAATCTTCCTTACCAACTTATCGGCGTGCGATTTTTTGAGAGAAAAGAAATAAAAGATGTTCTTTCTTACATCAAAGCTTCTTTGAATAGAAGCAGTTGGAGCGATATAGGTAGGATCATCAACGTTCCTGTACGAGGCATAGGTAAAGCCACCGTAGCCAAAATCATGTCTGAAAGAGAAGATCTTTTGCCACCAGCCATGAAAATTAAAATTGCTAATTTTTGGAAACTCCTAGAAGATATCAAGCGCGAAATTATAGAAAAGAAACCTTCTGAATCAGTGAAATTTGTAATACAAGAAACTGGTATAGAACGTTCACTTCGTGAAGGTGATGCCGAAGATGAAGAAAGACTTTTGAACATTAGAGAATTGGTAACAGTAGCTTCTAGCTACGACCATTTACCTCCAGAGGAAGGAATAGAAGCGTTTCTAGCTAACGTTGCTCTAGCTACAGATCAGGATGAACTACAAAAAGATAACGATGCAGTAAAACTCATGACGGTTCATGCTTCAAAAGGTTTGGAATTCAAATATGTTTTCATTGCAGGAATGGAACAAGAACTATTTCCTTTCAAACACCTAAAGGAAGAAAATATTGACGAAGCCGAAGAGGAAGAAGAGAGGAGACTCTTTTATGTAGCTCTGACTAGAGCAAAAATGAAAGTGTATTTGAGTTATGCTATTATCCGAAGCATATATGGAGCTCAAAAAGTGAATACTCCATCAGAATTCATAGATGATATAGAAAAAAGTTTGATAGAAGAACAAACGGCAGAAAAACCAAGTGGTGCAAAAGCTTTATTTATTGATTTCTAATTATGTTTTTATTTGCAAAAAAATCATTAGGGCAACATTTTCTCAATTCCAAACATGTTTTGGAACAGATTATTGAATCTGCCAACATAAAAAAGGGGGAATTGGTATTAGAAATAGGTCCAGGCACAGGTATTTTGACGGAAGCACTTTTGAATACAGGAGCAAAAGTCATAACGGTTGAAAAAGATGATAGAGCAATAGAATTGCTAAGATCCAAATTCCAAACATCAATAACCAAACAACAACTAACATTAATTCATGGTGACGTGCTAGAAGATTCCTCAAACTGCATACCAAATGAGCCATATCTGATAGTTGCCAACATTCCTTACTACATCACTGGTGCAATCTTAGAAAAATTCCTAGAAAATGATCGTAAACCAAATAGAATGATTCTCTTGGTACAAAAAGAAGTTGCCGACAGGATTACAACCAAAGATGATAAAGAAAGTATATTATCTATATCAGTCAAAGCCTTTGGTACACCAAAAATAGTCGCAAAAGTGCCTCGTGGAGCCTTCACACCACCACCAAATGTTGATTCAGCAATTCTCGCAATAGAAAATATTTCCGATAAACTATTCAAAGAAAATAACGTCCAAATATCTAGCTTTTTTGCAGTTGTGAAGGCTGGATTTGCCCATAAACGCAAATATACTATAAGCAATTTGGGAGAAATCATGGACAAAAATAAGCTTGCAGAGATTTGGAACACCTTAAAGATTGACCCGAAAATTAGATCCGAGAAAATGACACTAGAAAATTGGATCAATATCTCCAAACACCTCAACAGGCCTAACTAGTTTGGTGATGAGCCAACGGTTGGAGTTATATGGCCTTCTGAAGGTAAACTTCCGCAAGTCTCTCCAGTATTTACCAAACATTGACCAGTAAGTTTTGTATAATCTCCCAAAAGCCAACTTGTTTTAGGAATATTATAAGAAAGATGAGCTTGCGAACCTACCGTATATGTTAAAAGAGTTACCATTGTAGGAGGCAAAGGTCCAATAGTGAGAAGCCAACTAGCACTACAATCACAATAAAATGAATAAATGAGTGGTCCGCCAAATGGTGTACCGACACCAGCAAAGGCTTCTTTAGGAACAAAAGAATCTTTTAGAAGCTCAAAAACCTCGTTAAAGGCGGTTTTTATAGGAAATTGCCCGTCTATTTCGTTATTTTTAGAGATATTTTTGTCATTTTCTACCAATTTCATAAATTCTTTCTTTAGATCTGTTGATGTAGCAACATCTTTTAAAATTTTATCTTTAAGAAAAGCAATTCTTTCATTGGATAAGCCTTGTTTTTTTGAAACCTTCTCAAAAGAATCAATAAAGGTACTGAGATTGTTAAGATTTGGATTTGCTGGAACTTTCGGAACTGTTACGGTAGTAGAAATAGGTACAATTGTGGGATTTGTAGGAATATTTATATTTGTAGCTGTAGAATTGGTAGGTATAACTGTAGTAGAAACTGTTGCCGAGCCCTGAAATAGCAAAGAAAGTACCTTGAGAGTACTTGGACCAACGATACCTGTGCCAAAAGACAGGCCATTTGGTGTCAAAATCTCATTTTTATACTTTTCTTGAAGGCGAATGACTGCATTACGTGTTAAAGCACCGAAATATGTTGATTCTTGACCGGAAGACCCGATACCAACACTAGATATTCTCGT
This window contains:
- a CDS encoding UvrD-helicase domain-containing protein, producing the protein MSSLNEAQQRAVDTTDGPVLIIAGAGTGKTKAITHRILNLIKKGTAPHSILAITFTNKAATEMRERVGMLLKEDSGLNIPVSMNERPFISTFHALGVHIIRENASLLGLTRHFTIFDRSDSKRAIKESMEQVSIDPKKFDPGTILNLISRAKGEGIGYLEYLDHSKDFMEETVASIWEKYDAILAKEKALDFDDLLLKTSYLLGKYEAVRKHYSSIWKYIHVDEYQDTNRVQYKIVRHLAEEHHNLCVVGDADQNIYSWRGATIENILNFEKDYPESTVITLEKNYRSTKTILLAANNVIEKNRLRKKKTLYTDNDSGEKISLSVSYTENDEARNIADTTRSLIEAGTQARDIAVLYRTNFQSRVLEESFIKKNLPYQLIGVRFFERKEIKDVLSYIKASLNRSSWSDIGRIINVPVRGIGKATVAKIMSEREDLLPPAMKIKIANFWKLLEDIKREIIEKKPSESVKFVIQETGIERSLREGDAEDEERLLNIRELVTVASSYDHLPPEEGIEAFLANVALATDQDELQKDNDAVKLMTVHASKGLEFKYVFIAGMEQELFPFKHLKEENIDEAEEEEERRLFYVALTRAKMKVYLSYAIIRSIYGAQKVNTPSEFIDDIEKSLIEEQTAEKPSGAKALFIDF
- the rsmA gene encoding 16S rRNA (adenine(1518)-N(6)/adenine(1519)-N(6))-dimethyltransferase RsmA, with product MFLFAKKSLGQHFLNSKHVLEQIIESANIKKGELVLEIGPGTGILTEALLNTGAKVITVEKDDRAIELLRSKFQTSITKQQLTLIHGDVLEDSSNCIPNEPYLIVANIPYYITGAILEKFLENDRKPNRMILLVQKEVADRITTKDDKESILSISVKAFGTPKIVAKVPRGAFTPPPNVDSAILAIENISDKLFKENNVQISSFFAVVKAGFAHKRKYTISNLGEIMDKNKLAEIWNTLKIDPKIRSEKMTLENWINISKHLNRPN
- a CDS encoding peptidoglycan-binding domain-containing protein, which encodes MIKKNYTFFIIVTSIFLLSSGNLAQAVQFPISRTLKVGMSGEDVKVLQKILNQDSTTRISSVGIGSSGQESTYFGALTRNAVIRLQEKYKNEILTPNGLSFGTGIVGPSTLKVLSLLFQGSATVSTTVIPTNSTATNINIPTNPTIVPISTTVTVPKVPANPNLNNLSTFIDSFEKVSKKQGLSNERIAFLKDKILKDVATSTDLKKEFMKLVENDKNISKNNEIDGQFPIKTAFNEVFELLKDSFVPKEAFAGVGTPFGGPLIYSFYCDCSASWLLTIGPLPPTMVTLLTYTVGSQAHLSYNIPKTSWLLGDYTKLTGQCLVNTGETCGSLPSEGHITPTVGSSPN